A single Dermacentor variabilis isolate Ectoservices chromosome 9, ASM5094787v1, whole genome shotgun sequence DNA region contains:
- the LOC142558545 gene encoding uncharacterized protein LOC142558545 translates to MSEEDIFGQRLGADGIGRRQRLLYAGLLAAATLAVTAMVIASYASSSNAGPQGAARDAAESDETENPWPAFEERRVTDEEEGYYYYNRRTASREAATRKSKRRRRHEKATEDQTTTITPAAPTIPDVTTVSFGGRSEEPEQSRRGRPGGVQDTDPGRGPGSGADASSTDPHTEGTSSPTKHTRKPVRTQPHGKLIRITPS, encoded by the exons ATGTCCGAAGAGGACATTTTCGGGCAAAG ACTCGGCGCCGACGGGATCGGTCGGCGCCAGCGGCTCCTGTACGCTGGCCTGCTGGCCGCCGCCACGTTGGCCGTCACTGCGATGGTCATCGCCAGCTACGCCTCGTCGAGCAACGCTGGACCGCAGGGCGCCGCCAGAGACGCCG CGGAATCCGATGAAACGGAGAACCCCTGGCCAGCGTTCGAAGAACGCCGCGTGACCGATGAAGAAGAAGGCTACTACTACTACAATC GTCGCACCGCGAGCCGGGAGGCTGCGACCAGGAAGTCGAAGCGCAGGAGGCGTCATGAAAAGGCCACCGAAGATCAGACCACCACCATCACCCCTGCTGCCCCTACCATCCCGGATGTGACCACCGTTTCGTTCGGTGGACGCTCGGAGGAACCGGAACAGTCGCGGCGCGGCCGTCCGGGTGGCGTTCAAGACACAGACCCTGGCAGAGGACCTGGCTCTGGCGCCGACGCTAGCAGCACCGACCCGCACACAGAGGGCACCTCCTCTCCGACCAAGCACACCCGGAAGCCTGTGCGAACTCAGCCCCATGGTAAACTTATACGGATTACTCCTTCTTAA